A genomic window from Salmo salar chromosome ssa23, Ssal_v3.1, whole genome shotgun sequence includes:
- the LOC123729825 gene encoding LOW QUALITY PROTEIN: chymase-like (The sequence of the model RefSeq protein was modified relative to this genomic sequence to represent the inferred CDS: inserted 2 bases in 1 codon) has translation MSGLGIGAEEGSFHGAGLDTVGVNLMVVVGAHDISRQESSARKIDVKYYHIHPGYXTKTFQNDIMLLQGATKTGGTANPHLLEVNVTVIDRASCQRSWGNTATITPSMICAAVFIKLHHTWKLVVKTTK, from the exons atgtctggactgggcatcggcgccgAGGAGGGCTCCttccatggagctggactggacaccgt CGGTGTGAATCTGATGGTTGTGGTTGGTGCTCATGACATTTCAAGGCAGGAAAGCTCTGCTCGCAAGATTGATGTGAAATATTACCACATACATCCTGGGTA AACTAAGACATTTCAGAACGACATCATGCTGTTGCAG GGTGCCACCAAAACAGGTGGAACTGCAAACCCACATCTTCTGGAGGTGAATGTCACCGTCATAGACAGAGCCTCCTGCCAGAGATCATGGGGGAACACTGCCACCATAACCCCGTCTATGATATGTGCTG ctgtcttcatcaaactcCACCACACGTGGAAACTTGTGGTCAAGACAACAAAGTAA
- the ddn1 gene encoding Duodenase-1 precursor (The RefSeq protein has 1 substitution compared to this genomic sequence), giving the protein MHTINKLLLTVLLTYLGHSVAFGGQIINGKKAKRNSLQYMASVQNNEKHICGGFLITPDFVLTAAHCNKSNLSVVLGTHNIKMGLGKAVRYNVERKCKSNSYENVKDGSDIMLLKLSRKVKLSKSVKKVRLPTKDKVLKPNTKCLAAGWGTTTTDRPFVDELQVVDVEAIDLKVCQKQWDHVDFNLPPNVICAGGYPTNKGTCQGDSGGPLVCNGEAVGIVSFNMNGNCAYPNVPNVYTQISKYLPWIKEVINKQSC; this is encoded by the exons ATGCACACCATAAACAAACTTCTACTCACTGTTCTCCTGACCTATCTGGGACATTCGG TTGCATTTGGGGGTCAAATCATCAATGGGAAAAAAGCCAAGAGGAATTCCTTGCAGTACATGGCCTCTGTGCAGAACAATGAGAAGCACATCTGTGGAGGATTCGTGATCACTCCAGACTTTGTGCTAACAGCTGCACACTGTAACAAAAG CAACTTGAGTGTTGTTCTTGGTACCCACAACATCAAGATGGGCCTCGGGAAAGCTGTCAGATACAATGTGGAACGCAAATGCAAATCCAACTCATATGAAAATGTAAAGGATGGTAGTGACATCATGCTTCTAAAG CTGTCTAGGAAAGTTAAATTAAGCAAATCTGTGAAAAAAGTGAGGCTTCCAACCAAGGATAAAGTCCTCAAACCCAACACAAAGTGCCTTGCTGCTGGATGGGGCACTACAACAACAGACAGACCATTCGTTGACGAACTTCAAGTGGTGGATGTGGAAGCCATTGATCTGAAGGTCTGCCAGAAGCAGTGGGACCATGTCGACTTTAATCTTCCTCCCAATGTCATCTGTGCAGGTGGATACCCGACCAACAAAGGCACATGTCAG GGGGATTCTGGTGGTCCTTTGGTGTGCAATGGAGAGGCAGTGGGCATCGTCTCCTTCAACATGAATGGAAACTGTGCCTATCCCAACGTGCCCAATGTTTACACTCAGATTTCCAAGTACTTACCCTGGATAAAGGAGGTCATCAACAAGCAGTcatgttag
- the LOC106584449 gene encoding complement factor D, with amino-acid sequence MAICSVVLHIVILLIALNSTDGRKVPKVGIVGGREAARNSRPYMASLQSRGQHICGGVLVREDFVLTAAHCDGRYKVVLGAHDLSEDENSQQVLDVVRSIPHPRYGDNLENDIMLLKLRARATLNTAVQLIPLMNGSMAEGSMCTTAGWGDIGDNGTLPDKLQEVNATIVPPRECARRWTAVEISSRMVCATGPRAFQGFCSGDSGGPLVCNGMSAGIVSFSGQRCANPSTPDVYTRVASYRRWIQTVLTRNP; translated from the exons ATGGCAATCTGCTCAGTGGTTCTTCACATAGTTATTCTGCTCATCGCCTTGAATA GCACTGATGGGCGCAAGGTGCCGAAAGTGGGTATTGTTGGTGGCAGAGAGGCTGCTCGCAACTCTCGTCCCTACATGGCTTCCCTTCAGTCTCGTGGTCAACACATCTGTGGAGGAGTTCTGGTGAGAGAGGATTTTGTCCTCACCGCTGCTCACTGTGATGG ACGATACAAGGTGGTTCTTGGGGCTCACGACTTGTCAGAGGATGAAAATTCACAACAAGTATTGGATGTGGTTCGATCCATTCCACATCCGAGGTATGGGGACAACCTGGAGAATGACATCATGCTTCTCAAG TTGAGAGCGAGGGCCACCCTCAACACAGCAGTACAGTTGATCCCTCTGATGAATGGCTCTATGGCTGAGGGAAGCATGTGCACCACGGCCGGCTGGGGGGATATAGGTGATAATGGCACACTACCAGACAAGTTGCAGGAGGTCAACGCCACTATCGTCCCTCCCAGAGAATGTGCCCGCAGGTGGACAGCCGTTGAAATCTCCAGCCGCATGGTGTGCGCAACAGGCCCCAGAGCTTTCCAAGGCTTCTGCTCG GGTGATTCAGGAGGTCCGTTGGTGTGTAACGGGATGTCAGCGGGCATTGTCTCTTTCTCAGGGCAGAGGTGTGCCAACCCCAGTACCCCTGATGTGTACACACGAGTGGCTTCCTACCGCCGATGGATTCAGACAGTGTTAACTAGAAACCCTTAA